The Pasteuria penetrans genome segment AGGTGATGAAACCAGAACGAAACATGACCCACTCCGTCGGTGTAAATGCCATCAATCCAATAACCTACCCTTTCCACTATACCCCTAGATGACACTCAGGCAAGGGAGGTACGGGAAAACGCATGGGACAACAAATCCCCCAGGCTAAGGGTAATGCAATTACCCTTAGCCCCCCTCCCTTGTACCATCGTAGTCGGCTGACCAAACTCTAACAGAACCTGGCGACAAGCGCCACAGGGGAGAATAGGGTCTTCCCTATCGGTCACGACCACAACACCGCGAATAGGAAATACCGCCTTTCCTACCACAGCCCTCGCAACAGCGGCTCGCTCGGCACAAAGGCTCAGCCCATAGGAAACATTTTCTACATTACAACCCGCTACAATAGTGTCTTCCCCCAACCAAAGAGCCGCCCCAAGCGATAGGCCAGAATAGGGAGCATAGGCCTGGACCTTTGCTTCCTCCGCAGCAACTACCAAACGCTTCCCTATCGCCTCCGACCAATTCATCCCATAGAGTGAGATAGGCTCTTCCCCCATCCTCCGATTACCCCCTACCGTGTCTACCTTACCCCCAAACAGAACCTTATAACAAACCCCACAATCGCCAATAACCCTAACAAAATCCATACAAACCTAATACCATAAAAATCCAATGATCCCAAATGAAGATAGCATAGGACAAAACCGGGTTTTTCGGGGATGGTGAACCATCAACACCCTCCCTCAACCCAAGGATCCTCTTCCCGTCAGGGTCTAGGGGGGATAGGGGATCTATCCCCACCGTCGTGCTGATCGTATCCAGAACAACAGACGTAAAGCGAACAAACCTATAACCACCGCAACCGCCAGAACAACCGCAATCGAAACAGCCGCGGCAGCCGTATCTTTTGCCACTTTGGCTAGAGGATGGTACTGTGGACTCACCAAATCGACAACCGCTTCGAGAGCGGTATTGAATAACTCAGCCCCCAA includes the following:
- a CDS encoding cytidine deaminase, with translation MGEEPISLYGMNWSEAIGKRLVVAAEEAKVQAYAPYSGLSLGAALWLGEDTIVAGCNVENVSYGLSLCAERAAVARAVVGKAVFPIRGVVVVTDREDPILPCGACRQVLLEFGQPTTMVQGRGAKGNCITLSLGDLLSHAFSRTSLA
- a CDS encoding diacylglycerol kinase family protein, producing the protein MIQFIRSAQHAWRGLEYTLRTQRNMRIYCAALGCAILFALVMSFTILEWLMLLLPIGAVLGAELFNTALEAVVDLVSPQYHPLAKVAKDTAAAAVSIAVVLAVAVVIGLFALRLLFWIRSARRWG